The following are from one region of the Ptychodera flava strain L36383 chromosome 15, AS_Pfla_20210202, whole genome shotgun sequence genome:
- the LOC139151130 gene encoding angiopoietin-related protein 1-like, whose protein sequence is MCSKAFLCCLAVAACFLTLATGAEIAADGHSSNSNDNDACYYTFVVPGTEECMASNERLQVLERKADLQEKQLQELNTLLLVALTTCESDGSPIKPRLYDCNSAQDTINSGNGVYLLRPEGLHSGFHAYCEISSGEAWTVIQRRIDGTVDFQRDWESYKHGFGSWRGEYWLGNENIYHLTNQGDYKLRVELQDWNGNMAFAEYGEFWLDSESEKYRLHVELYTGSAGDSLGYHDGIGFSTSDKDNDSRDRGSCQTMCKGGWWYKDCYNSNLNGVYRKKGPYSREEWDGLDWGGWRGYHYSLKKITMKIKRK, encoded by the exons ATGTGCAGCAAGGCTTTCCTCTGTTGCCTGGCGGTTGCGGCATGTTTTCTGACATTGGCCACCGGTGCAGAGATCGCTGCAGATGGCCATAGCAGCAACAGCAACGACAATGATGCCTGCTACTACACTTTCGTAGTGCCCGGCACGGAGGAGTGCATGGCCAGCAACGAGAGACTCCAGGTGCTGGAACGCAAGGCTGACTTACAGGAGAAGCAATTACAGGAACTGAACACACTGTTGCTAGTGGCTCTGACAACCTGTGAGTCAGACGGTTCACCGATCAAACCACGACTTTACG ACTGCAACTCTGCACAAGATACCATCAACTCTGGAAACGGGGTCTACCTCTTACGGCCAGAGGGTCTTCACAGTGGATTTCATGCATACTGCGAAATATCCTCTGGAGAGGCATGGACGGTCATCCAGCGGAGAATCGATGGCACTGTGGACTTCCAACGAGACTGGGAATCATACAAGCACGGCTTCGGCAGCTGGAGAGGTGAATACTGGCTCGGCAATGAGAACATCTACCACCTGACAAACCAGGGCGATTACAAACTCCGGGTGGAACTGCAAGACTGGAATGGAAACATGGCGTTTGCAGAGTACGGGGAATTCTGGCTGGATTCAGAATCAGAAAAATACCGATTGCACGTTGAGCTGTACACAGGAAGTGCCGGCGACTCCCTGGGCTATCACGATGGCATTGGGTTCAGCACCTCGGACAAGGATAATGATTCACGCGACCGTGGCAGCTGTCAGACCATGTGTAAAGGGGGCTGGTGGTACAAGGACTGCTACAACAGTAACCTGAACGGTGTGTACCGCAAGAAAGGACCGTACTCTAGAGAGGAGTGGGACGGTCTCGACTGGGGAGGTTGGAGAGGCTATCACTATTCACTCAAGAAAATCACAATGAAGATCAAACGGAAGTGA